From Halanaerobium saccharolyticum subsp. saccharolyticum DSM 6643:
CAAAAGAACGGATCAAAGTACCCTCACCACTGGTATCATTGATAAATTCACTCCTAAAACCAATTAATCCTCTAGTTGGCACTAAATATTCTAAATGTACATAATCACCTTCGGGCATCATAGAATGCATAATTCCCTTACGTTGATTTAATTTATTAATAACTGTACCAGAATATTTTTCCGGAAGCTCGACCATAACCTTCTCTATCGGTTCATGTTTTTTACCATCAATTTCTTTCATTAAAACTTCAGGCTTAGAAACAGAAACTTCATATCCTTCCCGGCGCATATTTTCTAGTAAAATTGATAAATGAAGTTCTCCCCGACCAGAAACTTTAAAAGCTTCAGTATTTTCGGCTTTTTCGACTCTCAAACCAACATTAACTTCTAACTCCCTCTCTAAGCGAGCTTTGAGGTGGCGAGTAGTTAAATAATCGCCTTCTAAACCTGCAAAAGGAGAATCATTGACTAAAAAATACATAGCCAGAGTTGGCTCAGCAATTTCAATCATTGGTAGCGGATCTACCTTACCTACTTCACATACTGTTTCCCCAATCGAAATATCCGGGATACCAGCAATTGATACAATTTCTCCACTGTGAGTTTCTTCAACTGCATTCTGTTTTAAACCTTCATAAACAGATAATTTAGTGATCTTACCTTTTTTAGTTGAACCATCACGCTTATAAACTTCAACTTGCTGGCCATCTTCGAGCGTACCCTTATAAACACGACCAATACCAATTCGACCAAGATAATCATCATAAGCAAGATCATAAACCTGCATCTGCAGTGGTTCAGCATCTAAATCTGGATAACTATCCACCGTGTCAATAATAGTTTCAAAAAGTGGTTCTAAATTTTCACTTTCATGATCAAGTTCAAAAAATGCTTTTCCCTCAACAGCAATTCCATAAATTACAGGAAATTCCAATTGATCGTCATCTGCAGAAAGCTCGATAAAAAGATCAATAATCTCATCATGCACTTCTTCTGCTCGTTGATTATTTTTATCTATTTTATTAATAAAAACAATTGGTTTAATTCCTTTTTCCAAAGACTTTTTTAATACAAATCTTGTTTGTGGCATTGGTCCTTCGGAAGCATCTACAATTAAAATTGCAGAATCTACAGCCTTAATAACTCGTTCTACCTCTGAAGAAAAGTCAGCATGACCGGGAGTGTCAACTATATTTATTTTAACTCCATTATGCTCGATAGCACAATTTTTCGAATAAATTGTGATCCCGCGCTCACGCTCAAGGTCATTACTATCCATTATACAATCAACTACATCTTCATTTTCTCTAAAAACTCCACTCTGATTTAAAAAAGCATCAACTAAGGTTGATTTACCAGCATCAACATGTGCAATAACCGCCAGATTTATTATTTCTCTTTTATCCACTCTAAAAACCCTTTCTCTTATAAAGTTAAATTAAACTTCCTTATTTTTTTATCATCTATTTATTTATATTCACTTAATATCAGCAAAAATATTTAAAATTTTATCTATATAATTGTAATTATTTTAAATTTAATTAAAATATTACATTTAGTTATTATAATCAAAAAAGCCCTGACCACTTAAAAAAGCAATCAGGGCTTTCAATTCTATTATAAAACTATTATTTGCTTTATAACTTAACGATGTTAGCAGCTTGTGGGCCGCGATCGCCTTCTACGATTTCAAATTCTACTTCCTGACCTTCTTCAAGGTTTTTGAAACCTTCTTCTTCAATAGCTGAGAAGTGTGCGAACACGTCGTCTCCGTCTTCTCTTTCAATAAAGCCAAAACCTTTTTTCCCATCAAACCACTTAACTGTTCCTGTGTAAATCATTAAATTATTCCTCCTATTATTAACGATGGAATTGTTACTTGTTTTTTGTTTTCCATCTTTTACAGTTTAGCATTATTATATGCTTCTGTCAACTGTTATTTAAAATTATATTTTTATAACATTAATTTTCTCTTTTATAGATCGACATTTAGCCGACCAAACTCTTTTTGTGTTCTAGTTTACATTCTTATAAAGCAGCTTTAGAAAAGCTCTGTCCAATTAAATGAACAGAGCCTTAAATTCATAAAACTATTTTATGCTTTATAATTTAACGATATTAGCAGCTTGTGGGCCGCGATCGCCTTCTACGATTTCGAATTCTACTTCTTGACCTTCTTCAAGGTTTTTGAAACCGTCTTCTTCAATAGCTGAGAAGTGTGCGAACACGTCGTCTCCGTCTTCTCTTTCAATAAAGCCAAAACCTTTTTTCCCATCAAACCACTTAACTGTTCCTGTGTAAATCATTAAATAAATTCCTCCTAATTTTTAACAATGGAAATGTTTCTTGTTTTTTTCTCCATCTCCCATAGTATAGCATTCTGATATAACTCTGTCAAGGGTTATTTAAAATTATTTTGATATATCTCATTTTTTCGCTAAAAAATCTAATAGTTTATTATTCCGTTTTACTTTAGATTTTCCAAGCCAGATTAAGTGACCCCAAAAATCATCAGCATAGATTTCCGATTCTTTTATATTCACTGCTGCATATTCTGCATGCTTAAAAGAAACTGATTGATCATATTTACTGTGCATTATTAAAGTAGGGATTTCTATTTTCTGCAGCACTTCTTTTGCTGTCTGGTGTTCAAGATCATAGATAAAACCATTATCTGAACCATAACGGTTTGTCATTTCAACTAATTCTTTTATATCAGAACTCTCCATTTGATTCATAACTTCTTTTATCGAGAGGGTTGAAAACT
This genomic window contains:
- the typA gene encoding translational GTPase TypA: MDKREIINLAVIAHVDAGKSTLVDAFLNQSGVFRENEDVVDCIMDSNDLERERGITIYSKNCAIEHNGVKINIVDTPGHADFSSEVERVIKAVDSAILIVDASEGPMPQTRFVLKKSLEKGIKPIVFINKIDKNNQRAEEVHDEIIDLFIELSADDDQLEFPVIYGIAVEGKAFFELDHESENLEPLFETIIDTVDSYPDLDAEPLQMQVYDLAYDDYLGRIGIGRVYKGTLEDGQQVEVYKRDGSTKKGKITKLSVYEGLKQNAVEETHSGEIVSIAGIPDISIGETVCEVGKVDPLPMIEIAEPTLAMYFLVNDSPFAGLEGDYLTTRHLKARLERELEVNVGLRVEKAENTEAFKVSGRGELHLSILLENMRREGYEVSVSKPEVLMKEIDGKKHEPIEKVMVELPEKYSGTVINKLNQRKGIMHSMMPEGDYVHLEYLVPTRGLIGFRSEFINDTSGEGTLIRSFEKYEPFKGEVPKRKNGVLVSNQQGTAMGYALSNLEDRGEMFIEPGTKVYEGMIIGLHSRDNDLTVNACKNKKLTNVRASGSDDSINLAPAKKFTLEQALEFIEDDELVEITPEAIRLRKKILKEKTRLRNNK
- a CDS encoding cold-shock protein, whose protein sequence is MYTGTVKWFDGKKGFGFIEREDGDDVFAHFSAIEEEGFKNLEEGQEVEFEIVEGDRGPQAANIVKL
- a CDS encoding cold-shock protein; protein product: MYTGTVKWFDGKKGFGFIEREDGDDVFAHFSAIEEDGFKNLEEGQEVEFEIVEGDRGPQAANIVKL